The following proteins are co-located in the Rhodococcus opacus B4 genome:
- a CDS encoding class I SAM-dependent methyltransferase, which translates to MSTDLLLRRASAGLPCWVRNTQGARRALPLDRWMGGDSASPADRIADRVMLTGCHGATVDLGCGPGRLTAALVSAGVTALGVDSSFTAVQLTIRRGGVALHRDIFAPLPRSGNWDRVLLADGNIGIGGEPVRVLRRARELLQPRGIVIAEVDPPTTAGVRHELLRWETEHLAGDWFAWASVGVAAVSEVARVAGLRVIDVLQHANRHFVRMEWA; encoded by the coding sequence ATGTCCACCGACCTCCTGCTGCGGCGGGCGTCGGCGGGGCTCCCGTGCTGGGTACGCAACACACAGGGAGCACGCCGCGCCCTGCCTCTCGACCGCTGGATGGGCGGCGACTCGGCATCGCCCGCCGATCGGATCGCCGACCGGGTGATGCTCACAGGGTGTCACGGCGCGACAGTCGATCTCGGATGCGGCCCGGGCCGGCTCACCGCGGCGCTCGTGTCCGCCGGTGTCACCGCCCTGGGCGTCGACTCGTCGTTCACGGCAGTGCAACTCACGATTCGGCGCGGCGGTGTCGCGTTGCATCGGGACATCTTCGCGCCACTTCCGCGGTCGGGGAACTGGGACCGGGTACTACTCGCGGACGGCAACATCGGCATCGGCGGGGAACCCGTTCGTGTGCTCCGCAGAGCGCGAGAGCTGTTGCAACCCCGCGGAATTGTGATCGCCGAGGTGGATCCACCGACCACGGCGGGGGTCCGGCACGAACTCCTGCGCTGGGAGACGGAGCACCTCGCCGGCGACTGGTTCGCCTGGGCCAGTGTGGGAGTGGCCGCCGTGTCCGAGGTCGCGCGCGTGGCGGGACTGCGAGTGATCGATGTTCTGCAGCATGCGAATCGGCACTTCGTGCGGATGGAATGGGCGTAA
- a CDS encoding molybdopterin-dependent oxidoreductase, with product MTDHSRGPRLRSPLRGPWLTSVFGLVLLIGLPVVIVTGLLSYIAYGPQFGQARPGDVGWLHLPYFAWPTRPSWLYRLTQGLHVGLGLILVPIVLAKLWSVIPKLFVFPPVRSPAQALERLSLIALVGGALFEIITGVLNIQYDYIFGFDFYTAHYWGAWVFIAGFVTHTILKVPLMVRSLRSRSFREMLRTSRADTRPEPADENGLVAEDPTPATISRRGALALVGGGAALVAVLSVGQTTGGFLRNAALLLPRGRSYGDGPNDFQINRTAAAAQITPEQTGDTWRLSVTGGAEPVQLNRSQLRAMPSHTASLPIACVEGWSTVETWTGVRLRDLAAAAGVTTFGSAKVTSLERSGAFNSAVLTVDQVRDADALLALEVNGAELSLDHGYPARIIVPALPGVHNTKWVQSIEFREA from the coding sequence ATGACCGACCACTCGCGCGGCCCACGGCTCCGCAGTCCACTGCGCGGACCATGGCTGACCTCCGTATTCGGCCTCGTGCTGCTGATCGGGCTGCCCGTCGTCATCGTCACGGGACTGCTCTCCTATATCGCGTACGGGCCGCAATTCGGCCAGGCCCGCCCCGGCGACGTCGGCTGGTTGCACCTCCCGTACTTCGCGTGGCCCACCCGACCGTCGTGGCTGTACCGGCTCACGCAGGGTCTGCACGTCGGTCTCGGACTGATCCTGGTGCCGATCGTGCTGGCCAAACTGTGGTCGGTGATCCCGAAACTGTTCGTGTTTCCGCCGGTGCGGTCGCCGGCGCAGGCTCTCGAACGGCTGTCGCTGATCGCCCTGGTGGGCGGTGCTCTGTTCGAGATCATCACCGGGGTCCTGAACATCCAGTACGACTACATCTTCGGTTTCGACTTCTACACGGCGCACTACTGGGGCGCGTGGGTCTTCATCGCCGGGTTCGTGACGCACACGATCCTGAAGGTGCCGTTGATGGTGCGGTCGCTGCGGTCCCGGTCGTTCCGGGAGATGCTGCGCACGTCCCGCGCCGACACGCGGCCCGAACCGGCGGACGAGAACGGACTCGTCGCCGAGGACCCCACCCCGGCCACGATCAGCCGGCGCGGCGCGCTCGCGCTGGTCGGTGGCGGCGCCGCACTCGTCGCGGTCCTGTCGGTCGGGCAGACCACCGGCGGGTTCCTGCGCAACGCCGCGCTGCTGCTGCCGCGCGGTCGCTCGTACGGCGACGGCCCCAACGACTTTCAGATCAACCGGACGGCTGCGGCAGCGCAGATCACCCCGGAGCAGACAGGTGACACCTGGCGACTGTCGGTGACCGGTGGCGCGGAACCGGTGCAGCTGAACCGAAGTCAGCTGCGCGCGATGCCGTCGCACACCGCGTCGCTCCCGATCGCGTGCGTCGAGGGGTGGTCCACCGTCGAGACGTGGACCGGCGTCCGACTGCGTGACCTCGCCGCTGCCGCCGGGGTGACGACGTTCGGTTCGGCGAAGGTGACGTCACTGGAAAGGTCCGGGGCGTTCAATTCGGCGGTGCTCACGGTCGATCAGGTGCGCGACGCCGACGCCCTGCTCGCCCTCGAGGTAAACGGCGCGGAACTGTCCCTCGACCACGGCTATCCCGCCCGCATCATCGTTCCCGCCCTGCCCGGCGTCCACAACACCAAATGGGTGCAGTCCATCGAATTCCGGGAGGCGTGA
- a CDS encoding low temperature requirement protein A, with amino-acid sequence MTFAHRLRPRLVEERASVSPLELFFDLVFVFALTRVTDLMAEDPTGVNLLRGALVMAVLWWSWVGYAWLCNLVRADEGIVRVVMFGAMGAMFVTALTIPEAFDDLTGGLDGPVIFALGYFVVRLLHLVMFWVVSREDPQLRGQVLRFAPSMLTGTVFLLVASQLTGTAQTVMWILALAGDYLGTLIGGTDWRLRSVSHFAERHGLIIIVALGESIVSIGIGVASLPISWAIIVASLLGLAVSGLLWWSYFDVTSLAVEHAFEEATGARQIKIARNCYSFIHLPMVIGIVMLSLGLKKILSYVGDGNHHRLVDPLYGWPLVALFGGAALYLLALVAFKAYATRSVTVPRVVTAVVLVALLPVVWHIPALATLGVLTAVLLAMIGYEMVRYDQPRDEIRHRHP; translated from the coding sequence GTGACCTTCGCCCATCGTTTGCGCCCACGCCTCGTCGAAGAACGAGCGTCGGTGTCTCCGCTCGAGCTGTTCTTCGACCTCGTCTTCGTCTTCGCGCTCACCCGCGTCACCGATCTGATGGCCGAGGACCCCACCGGCGTCAATCTGCTGCGCGGCGCCCTGGTGATGGCCGTCCTGTGGTGGAGCTGGGTGGGGTACGCCTGGCTCTGCAACCTCGTGCGCGCCGACGAAGGCATCGTGCGGGTGGTGATGTTCGGTGCGATGGGCGCCATGTTCGTCACCGCGTTGACCATCCCCGAGGCCTTCGACGACCTCACCGGCGGACTCGACGGTCCCGTCATCTTCGCCCTGGGCTACTTCGTCGTCCGGCTCCTGCACCTGGTGATGTTCTGGGTGGTCAGCCGTGAGGACCCGCAGCTCCGCGGCCAGGTGCTCCGCTTCGCACCCAGCATGCTGACCGGCACCGTGTTCCTGCTCGTCGCATCGCAGCTGACGGGCACCGCCCAGACCGTCATGTGGATCCTGGCCCTCGCCGGCGACTACCTCGGGACACTGATCGGCGGCACCGACTGGCGGTTGCGGTCGGTCAGCCACTTCGCCGAGCGGCACGGGCTCATCATCATCGTCGCGCTGGGCGAGTCGATCGTGTCGATCGGCATCGGTGTCGCGAGCCTGCCGATCTCGTGGGCGATCATCGTCGCGTCGCTGCTGGGACTCGCGGTGTCGGGACTGCTGTGGTGGTCGTACTTCGACGTCACGTCCCTGGCGGTGGAGCACGCGTTCGAGGAAGCGACCGGTGCCCGCCAGATCAAGATCGCCCGCAACTGCTACAGCTTCATCCACCTGCCGATGGTGATCGGGATCGTGATGCTGTCGCTGGGTCTGAAGAAGATCCTGTCGTACGTCGGCGACGGCAACCATCACCGGCTGGTCGATCCGCTGTACGGCTGGCCGCTGGTGGCACTGTTCGGTGGCGCGGCGCTGTACCTGCTCGCGCTGGTCGCCTTCAAGGCGTACGCGACGAGGTCGGTGACCGTGCCGCGTGTCGTGACGGCTGTCGTGCTGGTCGCGCTGCTCCCCGTCGTCTGGCACATCCCCGCCCTCGCCACGCTCGGCGTGCTCACCGCGGTCCTGCTGGCGATGATCGGATACGAGATGGTTCGCTACGACCAGCCGAGGGACGAGATCCGGCACCGCCACCCGTGA
- a CDS encoding MFS transporter, translated as MSTGNESGTVAGSGLVLTVLASSQFLMTLDSSVMNVSMATVASDLGTTITGIQTAITLYTLVMATLMITGGKVGTIMGRRRAFALGLVIYGAGSLTTSLAPNLPVLLIGWSLLEGIGAALIMPAIVALVAANFAAERRPAAYGLVAAAGAMAVAAGPLIGGAVTTFASWRYVFAGEVVLVVVILLVLRRINDVPPSKVRLDLVGSVLSVVSLGMIVFGVLRSSEWGWLQPKPGGTAILGLSPVVWLVLGGLLVLYGFVRWEAHLADTGRVPLIDPGLLHNRQLSGGLTMFFAQFTVQAGVFFTVPLFLSVVLELNALQTGIRLIPLSVALLLAAAGIPKLWPEANPRRVVRFGLASMIVGILILAAGMDPGANAGVVAVPMLLMGLGLGALASQLGAVTVSAVPDSQSAEVGGLQNTATNLGASLGTALIGSVLIATLSSSIVAGIQADPDVPPSVQQQATTELASGVPFLSDTQLDAALNDAAVPEATAQEILAINSDARLEALQVAYAVTALLAVAALFFTGRIPRTPVGTPDPASTPAPTDRRSS; from the coding sequence ATGAGTACTGGCAACGAGTCGGGAACGGTCGCGGGTTCCGGTCTGGTGCTGACGGTGCTGGCGTCCAGCCAGTTCCTGATGACGTTGGACAGTTCCGTGATGAACGTGTCCATGGCGACGGTGGCCTCCGACCTGGGCACCACGATCACCGGCATCCAGACCGCCATCACGCTGTACACGCTCGTCATGGCGACGCTGATGATCACCGGCGGCAAGGTGGGCACCATCATGGGCCGACGGCGGGCATTCGCCCTCGGCCTGGTGATCTACGGCGCCGGCTCGCTGACCACCTCACTGGCGCCCAACCTCCCGGTACTGCTGATCGGCTGGTCCCTGCTCGAGGGCATCGGCGCCGCGCTGATCATGCCGGCGATCGTCGCCCTCGTCGCAGCGAACTTCGCCGCCGAACGGCGCCCCGCGGCCTACGGCCTGGTGGCCGCGGCCGGTGCGATGGCGGTGGCAGCAGGTCCCCTCATCGGCGGGGCGGTGACCACGTTCGCGTCGTGGCGGTACGTCTTCGCCGGCGAGGTGGTGCTCGTCGTCGTCATCCTGCTGGTGCTCCGCCGCATCAACGACGTTCCCCCGTCGAAGGTGCGCCTCGACCTGGTCGGATCGGTCCTGTCGGTGGTGAGCCTCGGGATGATCGTCTTCGGCGTCCTGCGCTCGAGCGAATGGGGCTGGCTACAGCCCAAGCCCGGCGGCACCGCGATCCTCGGACTGTCGCCGGTCGTGTGGCTCGTCCTCGGCGGCCTCCTGGTGCTCTACGGGTTCGTGCGATGGGAAGCCCATCTCGCCGACACCGGCCGAGTGCCACTGATCGACCCGGGACTCCTCCACAACCGGCAACTGTCCGGCGGGCTCACCATGTTCTTCGCCCAGTTCACCGTGCAAGCAGGTGTGTTCTTCACCGTCCCCCTCTTCCTGTCCGTCGTGCTCGAACTCAACGCCCTCCAGACCGGGATCCGGCTCATCCCCCTGTCCGTCGCGCTGCTGCTGGCCGCCGCCGGAATCCCCAAACTGTGGCCCGAGGCCAACCCTCGCAGGGTTGTCCGGTTCGGTCTGGCGTCGATGATCGTCGGCATCCTGATCCTCGCGGCAGGGATGGACCCCGGGGCCAACGCCGGCGTCGTGGCCGTGCCCATGCTGCTGATGGGACTCGGACTGGGCGCGCTGGCCTCCCAGCTCGGCGCCGTCACCGTCTCGGCCGTCCCCGACTCGCAGAGCGCCGAGGTCGGCGGCCTGCAGAACACGGCGACCAACCTCGGTGCTTCCCTGGGCACGGCGCTGATCGGATCGGTGCTCATCGCGACCTTGAGTAGTTCGATCGTCGCGGGCATCCAAGCCGACCCCGACGTCCCGCCGTCGGTGCAACAGCAGGCCACCACCGAACTGGCGAGCGGTGTCCCATTCCTCTCCGACACCCAACTTGACGCGGCCCTGAACGACGCTGCGGTCCCGGAAGCGACCGCCCAGGAGATTCTCGCGATCAATTCGGACGCGCGACTCGAGGCACTTCAGGTCGCGTACGCCGTCACCGCGCTCCTCGCCGTCGCGGCGCTGTTCTTCACCGGGCGGATTCCCCGCACCCCCGTGGGAACCCCCGATCCGGCGAGTACACCCGCCCCCACCGATCGTCGCAGCTCGTAG
- a CDS encoding alpha/beta hydrolase — MRNIDRGVIRACLRSSRPLFASRHVPVGVKRLMVEMVTGAARPPRGTRFERDTVAGVPVVRVMPAHTTGGTLIYLHGGGYALGSAKGYRGLVAHLAAAAGTTAVIPDYSRSPKARYPIALEEMVAVYSRLLDDGLDPDTTVVAGDSAGGGLTLALTTALRDRGLPAPAALGLICPWADLAIDVDRTRPVLGDPLILPSMTAEWAPRYAGRHDPRSPGISPVYGDLSGLPPIVVHTAGDDPISVDADKIEAAVAAAGGILDHRRFDGLWHDFHLQVSILAEAREAVTDLGAALRRHVQKIHPDTRIAST, encoded by the coding sequence ATGAGGAACATCGACCGCGGTGTCATCCGGGCCTGTCTTCGCAGTTCACGACCCCTGTTCGCGTCCCGCCACGTGCCCGTCGGGGTGAAGCGCCTGATGGTCGAGATGGTGACGGGTGCCGCGCGCCCGCCCCGGGGCACCCGGTTCGAGCGCGACACGGTCGCCGGTGTCCCCGTCGTCCGGGTGATGCCGGCGCACACCACCGGCGGAACGCTGATCTACCTCCACGGCGGCGGATACGCCCTCGGGAGCGCGAAGGGGTACCGCGGCCTGGTCGCGCACCTGGCCGCAGCCGCCGGGACGACCGCGGTGATCCCCGACTACTCGCGCTCGCCGAAGGCGCGCTACCCGATCGCGCTGGAGGAGATGGTCGCGGTCTACTCCCGGCTACTCGACGACGGGCTCGACCCGGACACCACCGTTGTCGCGGGTGATTCCGCCGGCGGCGGACTGACACTGGCGCTCACGACGGCGCTGCGCGATCGCGGGCTTCCCGCGCCGGCCGCGCTCGGCCTGATCTGCCCGTGGGCCGACCTCGCCATCGACGTCGACAGGACGCGACCGGTGCTGGGCGACCCCCTGATCCTGCCGTCCATGACCGCCGAATGGGCGCCGCGTTATGCCGGACGGCACGATCCGCGGTCGCCGGGAATCTCCCCCGTGTACGGCGACCTGTCGGGTCTGCCGCCGATCGTCGTGCACACGGCCGGCGACGATCCGATCTCCGTCGACGCCGACAAGATCGAAGCAGCCGTCGCCGCCGCTGGGGGCATCCTCGACCATCGCCGGTTCGACGGCCTCTGGCACGACTTCCACCTCCAGGTCAGCATCCTCGCCGAGGCACGCGAGGCGGTCACCGACCTCGGCGCGGCACTGCGCCGGCACGTCCAGAAGATTCACCCCGACACAAGAATTGCATCCACGTGA
- a CDS encoding flavin-containing monooxygenase: MSTTHFDVLIIGAGLSGIGTACQVTAGFPHKTIALLERRERLGGTWDLFRYPGIRSDSDMYTFGYKFRPWRDSKVLADGASIRRYIADTAREFGVEDKIRYGLKIVGADWSTAEERWTVTALHEATGDLRTYTCGYLVSCTGYYDYDAGHLPDFPGMDRFRGRCVHPQQWPEDLDYTGKKVVVIGSGATAVTLVPSMAGDAEHVTMLQRSPSYIFSIPAFDKISETLGRFLPAEWVYKFGRKRNIALQRGVYRACRRWPRQMRRFLLWQVRRRLGPGFDMSHFTPNYMPWDERLCAVPDADLFTALSSGDASIVTDHIDTFTEKGILLKSGQELEADVVVTATGLKIQMLGGMELSVDGQPRPLHEQLTYKSVLVEGIPNLAWVFGYTNAPWTLKSDIAGAYLCRLLRYMDESGHTVATPRDVENSAMDIGMLDQLQSGYVQRGKDVMPRQGSTEPWKVLMHYEKDSTMLLDDPVHDGLLQFGAPA, translated from the coding sequence ATGAGCACGACACATTTCGACGTTCTGATCATCGGTGCCGGACTGTCCGGCATCGGAACGGCCTGCCAGGTGACGGCCGGGTTCCCCCACAAGACCATCGCTCTGCTGGAGCGCCGCGAGCGGCTGGGCGGGACCTGGGATCTGTTCCGCTACCCCGGCATTCGTTCCGACTCCGACATGTACACGTTCGGCTACAAGTTCCGGCCGTGGCGCGACTCGAAGGTGCTCGCGGACGGTGCGTCGATCCGCCGGTACATCGCCGACACCGCGCGGGAGTTCGGCGTCGAAGACAAGATTCGTTACGGCCTGAAGATCGTCGGGGCGGACTGGTCGACGGCGGAGGAACGCTGGACGGTGACGGCCCTGCACGAGGCGACCGGCGACCTTCGCACATACACCTGCGGGTACCTGGTCAGTTGCACCGGCTATTACGACTACGACGCAGGCCACCTGCCGGACTTCCCGGGCATGGACCGATTCCGGGGCCGCTGCGTCCACCCGCAGCAGTGGCCCGAGGACCTCGACTACACCGGCAAGAAGGTCGTCGTGATCGGAAGCGGCGCCACCGCCGTCACCCTCGTCCCGTCGATGGCCGGCGACGCAGAGCACGTGACCATGCTGCAGCGCTCGCCGTCGTACATCTTCTCGATCCCCGCCTTCGACAAGATCTCCGAGACGCTCGGCCGATTCCTCCCCGCCGAATGGGTGTACAAGTTCGGCCGCAAACGCAACATCGCCCTCCAGCGCGGGGTCTACCGGGCATGCCGACGGTGGCCCCGGCAGATGCGCCGGTTCCTGCTCTGGCAGGTGCGACGACGCCTCGGCCCAGGATTCGACATGAGCCACTTCACGCCGAACTACATGCCGTGGGACGAACGCCTCTGCGCGGTGCCGGACGCCGACCTCTTCACCGCGCTGTCGTCCGGAGACGCGTCGATCGTCACCGACCACATCGACACGTTCACCGAGAAGGGCATCCTGCTGAAGTCGGGACAGGAACTGGAGGCGGACGTCGTCGTCACCGCCACCGGCCTGAAGATCCAGATGCTCGGCGGTATGGAACTGTCCGTCGACGGGCAGCCCCGCCCGCTGCACGAGCAGCTGACCTACAAGAGCGTCCTCGTCGAGGGAATCCCCAACCTGGCATGGGTTTTCGGTTACACCAACGCGCCGTGGACCCTGAAGTCCGACATCGCGGGCGCCTACCTGTGCCGACTGCTCCGATACATGGACGAGAGCGGTCACACCGTCGCGACGCCCCGCGACGTCGAGAACTCCGCGATGGACATCGGCATGCTCGACCAGCTGCAGTCCGGGTACGTGCAGCGCGGCAAGGACGTCATGCCCCGCCAGGGTTCCACGGAGCCGTGGAAGGTTCTCATGCACTACGAGAAGGACTCCACGATGCTCCTCGACGACCCCGTTCACGACGGACTGCTGCAGTTCGGGGCGCCGGCATGA
- a CDS encoding AraC family transcriptional regulator: MRELGADPEPFLARFHIPPGVEHEEDAFVPFESVAHVLDASAVDLGCPDFGLRLSHWQGLDILGPVAVIARNARTVQGAFEAIARYFYVHSPALKLTVGPRTAGGDVRFVYEMTEQSLRYLPQGYELAMANGVRILRLLGGPDARPSLMSFVHGQLGSDAAYRDALDCVVLFGQSWCGFELPRALADRRIDSADPETRRIATKYLESHYLPSTAALSERVAELARRLLPTGHCSAEAIADQLSMHPRTLQRRLAEEGVRCQDLIERERRAQAARYLAEPGFHLGQIAGLLGYTEQSTLNRSCRRWFGKTPRQYRADLHP; this comes from the coding sequence ATGCGTGAGCTGGGCGCCGACCCGGAGCCGTTCCTCGCGCGCTTCCACATCCCACCGGGAGTCGAGCACGAGGAGGATGCGTTCGTGCCGTTCGAGTCGGTCGCGCACGTGCTGGACGCGAGCGCCGTCGACCTGGGGTGCCCGGACTTCGGGCTCCGGCTTTCGCACTGGCAGGGCTTGGACATCCTCGGTCCCGTCGCCGTGATCGCGAGGAACGCGCGGACCGTGCAGGGTGCATTCGAGGCGATCGCCCGCTATTTCTACGTGCACTCGCCCGCCCTGAAGCTGACCGTCGGGCCGCGCACTGCAGGGGGTGACGTCCGGTTCGTCTACGAGATGACGGAACAGTCGCTGCGGTATCTGCCGCAAGGGTACGAGCTGGCGATGGCCAACGGCGTTCGCATCCTCCGGCTGCTGGGCGGACCGGACGCGCGTCCCTCGCTGATGTCGTTCGTGCACGGCCAACTCGGGTCGGACGCCGCCTACCGGGATGCGCTGGACTGCGTCGTTCTGTTCGGACAGTCGTGGTGCGGGTTCGAACTGCCCCGCGCGCTGGCCGACCGTCGGATCGACAGCGCGGATCCGGAGACCCGGCGCATCGCCACGAAATATCTGGAATCCCACTACCTGCCGAGCACCGCGGCGCTGTCCGAACGGGTGGCCGAGCTGGCCCGGCGCCTACTGCCCACCGGTCACTGCAGCGCCGAGGCCATCGCCGACCAACTGTCGATGCATCCGCGCACGCTGCAACGGCGGCTGGCCGAGGAGGGTGTGCGATGCCAGGATCTCATCGAACGGGAACGTCGCGCCCAGGCGGCGAGATACCTCGCCGAACCGGGATTTCATCTCGGCCAGATCGCGGGGCTGCTCGGCTACACCGAACAGAGCACCCTCAACCGTTCCTGCAGGCGGTGGTTCGGGAAGACGCCGAGGCAGTACCGGGCAGACCTGCACCCGTGA
- a CDS encoding carbohydrate ABC transporter permease, translating into MSTAVVTPGTPRPTVARRRRGPSLASIRTYLGLAVIVVWGLAPVYWMVATAFRHSDYTFDTTPWPTHVTLDNFANVFSTGAGNHFARALVNSTIIGAVTTAIGLIVGVGTAYALARLQFRGKHAVLGIILAASMFPGVAVLTPLFQLFTSMGWFGTYQALIIPNISFVLPLTIYTLTAFFKELPWELEEAARIDGASRRQAFRMVLLPLAAPGLFTTAILAFIASWNEYLISSQLSNDITQPATVAIAQFAGSKPHEEPFTSVMAAGTVVTIPLVIIVLLLQRRIVSGLTAGGVK; encoded by the coding sequence ATGTCCACAGCAGTCGTCACACCGGGAACACCCCGGCCCACGGTGGCACGCAGGCGCCGGGGACCGTCGCTCGCGTCGATCCGCACCTACCTGGGCCTCGCGGTGATCGTCGTCTGGGGTCTGGCCCCCGTCTACTGGATGGTGGCCACCGCCTTCCGGCACTCCGACTACACCTTCGACACCACCCCGTGGCCCACCCACGTCACCCTGGACAACTTCGCGAACGTGTTCTCCACGGGGGCGGGCAACCACTTCGCCAGGGCGCTCGTCAACAGCACGATCATCGGCGCGGTCACCACCGCGATCGGCCTGATCGTCGGGGTCGGCACCGCGTACGCGCTGGCGCGGTTGCAGTTCCGGGGCAAACACGCGGTCCTCGGGATCATCCTCGCCGCGTCGATGTTCCCGGGCGTCGCCGTCCTGACACCACTGTTCCAATTGTTCACGTCGATGGGCTGGTTCGGCACATACCAGGCACTGATCATCCCGAACATCTCGTTCGTGCTGCCCCTCACCATCTACACCCTCACCGCGTTCTTCAAGGAACTGCCGTGGGAACTCGAGGAGGCAGCCCGGATCGACGGGGCCAGCAGGCGGCAGGCATTTCGAATGGTGCTGCTGCCCTTGGCCGCACCGGGACTGTTCACCACCGCGATCCTCGCCTTCATCGCGTCGTGGAACGAATACCTGATCTCCAGTCAGCTGTCCAACGACATCACCCAGCCGGCCACCGTCGCCATCGCACAATTCGCGGGAAGCAAACCGCACGAGGAGCCGTTCACGTCCGTGATGGCCGCGGGAACGGTCGTGACCATTCCTCTCGTCATCATCGTGCTGCTCCTCCAGCGCCGCATCGTGTCCGGCCTCACGGCGGGCGGGGTGAAATAG
- a CDS encoding carbohydrate ABC transporter permease, whose amino-acid sequence MTVHELSEPTTESVPQPDSPAVPPRPRKGRSKAAMLLVLPTMILLGIVVLYPVVSAMVMSLFKDPTIDPATGKFVDQGFAGLSNYTHWLFQRCTDTTGSSVSCPGGTLGSLFWQSMWVTVFFTVVTVTIEVALGLWFATIMNRAFRGRALLRTSILVAWAIPTAVTAKLWYFVFAYDGIANKLLGTDILWTGDTWPARFAVVIADAWKTTPFVALLILAGLQMVPAEVYEAARMDGAGAWQRFRSITLPLIKPAILVAVLFRVLDVLRIYDLPAILTGGGGGDGTATTTLSILVIDQMRQGFNSASALSTITFLFIFAVAYVLVKVMGVNVIDTQEQQRKA is encoded by the coding sequence ATGACCGTCCACGAACTCTCGGAACCTACGACCGAGTCCGTCCCGCAACCGGATTCGCCCGCTGTGCCGCCCCGGCCCCGGAAGGGACGCAGCAAGGCGGCGATGCTCCTCGTCCTGCCGACCATGATCCTGCTGGGCATCGTCGTCCTGTACCCGGTGGTCAGCGCCATGGTGATGTCGCTGTTCAAAGACCCGACCATCGACCCCGCCACCGGCAAATTCGTCGACCAGGGCTTCGCGGGACTGTCGAACTACACGCACTGGCTGTTCCAGCGGTGCACCGACACGACCGGGTCGTCCGTGTCCTGCCCCGGCGGCACACTGGGATCGCTGTTCTGGCAATCGATGTGGGTCACCGTGTTCTTCACCGTCGTCACCGTCACCATCGAGGTGGCGCTGGGGCTGTGGTTCGCCACCATCATGAACCGGGCGTTCCGCGGCCGGGCACTGCTGCGCACCAGCATCCTCGTCGCGTGGGCCATCCCCACCGCCGTCACCGCGAAACTGTGGTACTTCGTCTTCGCCTACGACGGCATCGCCAACAAACTGCTCGGCACGGACATCCTGTGGACGGGTGACACGTGGCCGGCCCGGTTCGCCGTCGTGATCGCCGACGCCTGGAAAACCACCCCGTTCGTCGCATTGCTCATCCTCGCCGGTCTGCAGATGGTGCCCGCCGAGGTGTACGAGGCGGCGCGGATGGACGGCGCAGGCGCGTGGCAGCGGTTCCGGTCGATCACACTGCCCCTCATCAAGCCGGCGATCCTGGTGGCGGTCCTCTTCCGCGTCCTCGACGTCCTGCGGATCTACGACCTCCCGGCGATCCTCACCGGCGGAGGCGGCGGCGACGGCACCGCCACCACCACACTGTCGATCCTCGTGATCGACCAGATGCGCCAGGGATTCAACAGCGCGTCCGCCCTCTCCACGATCACCTTCCTGTTCATCTTCGCCGTCGCCTACGTGCTCGTGAAGGTGATGGGCGTCAACGTGATCGACACCCAAGAGCAGCAGCGAAAGGCCTGA